A region from the Salvelinus sp. IW2-2015 linkage group LG19, ASM291031v2, whole genome shotgun sequence genome encodes:
- the LOC111979667 gene encoding T-cell acute lymphocytic leukemia protein 1-like isoform X1 yields MEKIKPELCPGSPGAKSCSPLKQDSTIRGNGCKDPEDSKEDNFTGEGVKTDDAPLRDPRNRTIIPNGVAKETAYDALDLKREVPVIELSRRDDIKAGQQRTDSPIVPITELRRPPVPLPLPHRDALNDARMVQLSPNAFPLPARAMLYNLAQPLSAINSLGGESEQYCMYPSNRVKHRPAPYEVELDEGRRILDLSKYAGQPKIVRRIFTNSRERWRQQNVNGAFSELRKLIPTHPPDKKLSKNEILRLAMKYISFLSNLLDDQDGGGTVAVGDETGLLVGGCEGRPQGPRQDVVGLATEDDLLLQGTLSPGSSCGSLPDGDGSPESFTEDRDSPTAQRTVPAPRGRELRRNVRPQDSGSQR; encoded by the exons ATGGAAAAAATTAAACCGGAGCTTTGTCCTGGAAGTCCCGGTGCCAAATCGTGCAGCCCACTGAAGCAGGATTCCACCATCAGGGGGAATGGATGCAAAGACCCGGAGGACTCGAAGGAGGATAACTTCACAGGGGAGGGGGTTAAAACAGATGACGCGCCTCTGCGGGACCCGCGCAACCGGACCATCATCCCCAACGGCGTTGCCAAGGAAACAGCTTACGACGCTCTTGACCTGAAAAGGGAAGTACCAGTAATCGAGCTCTCGAGGAGAGACGATATAAAGGCGGGACAGCAGAGAACGGACAGTCCCATCGTACCGATCACGGAGCTTCGCAGACCACCCGTGCCGTTGCCGCTGCCGCACCGAGACGCGCTGAACGACGCCCGAATGGTTCAGCTGAGCCCAAACGCGTTCCCTCTCCCAGCGCGAGCGATGCTCTACAACCTGGCGCAACCTCTCTCCGCAATCAACAg TCTTGGAGGAGAGTCGGAACAATACTGCATGTACCCCAGCAACAGGGTAAAGCACCGCCCAGCACCTTACGAGGTTGAGCTCGACGAGGGTAGGCGCATTTTAGATCTTTCTAAGTATG CTGGCCAGCCAAAGATTGTACGACGGATCTTCACCAACAGCCGGGAGCGCTGGCGGCAGCAGAACGTCAACGGAGCATTCTCAGAGCTCCGGAAGCTCATCCCCACCCACCCACCGGACAAGAAGCTGAGCAAGAATGAGATACTGCGTCTGGCCATGAAGTACATCAGCTTCCTGTCCAACCTGCTGGATGACCAGGACGGAGGGGGCACAGTGGCCGTGGGCGACGAGACAGGGCTTCTGGTGGGGGGCTGTGAGGGTCGACCCCAGGGGCCCCGTCAGGACGTGGTGGGACTGGCCACGGAGGATGACCTGCTCCTCCAGGGCACGTTGTCGCCCGGGTCCAGCTGCGGGAGTCTGCCAGATGGGGACGGCAGCCCAGAGAGCTTCACCGAGGACCGGGACTCACCCACAGCCCAGAGGACTGTGCCTGCCCCGCGCGGTAGGGAACTGCGACGCAACGTGCGTCCACAAGACAGCGGCAGCCAGCGATGA
- the LOC111979667 gene encoding T-cell acute lymphocytic leukemia protein 1-like isoform X2 produces the protein MEKIKPELCPGSPGAKSCSPLKQDSTIRGNGCKDPEDSKEDNFTGEGVKTDDAPLRDPRNRTIIPNGVAKETAYDALDLKREVPVIELSRRDDIKAGQQRTDSPIVPITELRRPPVPLPLPHRDALNDARMVQLSPNAFPLPARAMLYNLAQPLSAINSLGGESEQYCMYPSNRVKHRPAPYEVELDEAGQPKIVRRIFTNSRERWRQQNVNGAFSELRKLIPTHPPDKKLSKNEILRLAMKYISFLSNLLDDQDGGGTVAVGDETGLLVGGCEGRPQGPRQDVVGLATEDDLLLQGTLSPGSSCGSLPDGDGSPESFTEDRDSPTAQRTVPAPRGRELRRNVRPQDSGSQR, from the exons ATGGAAAAAATTAAACCGGAGCTTTGTCCTGGAAGTCCCGGTGCCAAATCGTGCAGCCCACTGAAGCAGGATTCCACCATCAGGGGGAATGGATGCAAAGACCCGGAGGACTCGAAGGAGGATAACTTCACAGGGGAGGGGGTTAAAACAGATGACGCGCCTCTGCGGGACCCGCGCAACCGGACCATCATCCCCAACGGCGTTGCCAAGGAAACAGCTTACGACGCTCTTGACCTGAAAAGGGAAGTACCAGTAATCGAGCTCTCGAGGAGAGACGATATAAAGGCGGGACAGCAGAGAACGGACAGTCCCATCGTACCGATCACGGAGCTTCGCAGACCACCCGTGCCGTTGCCGCTGCCGCACCGAGACGCGCTGAACGACGCCCGAATGGTTCAGCTGAGCCCAAACGCGTTCCCTCTCCCAGCGCGAGCGATGCTCTACAACCTGGCGCAACCTCTCTCCGCAATCAACAg TCTTGGAGGAGAGTCGGAACAATACTGCATGTACCCCAGCAACAGGGTAAAGCACCGCCCAGCACCTTACGAGGTTGAGCTCGACGAGG CTGGCCAGCCAAAGATTGTACGACGGATCTTCACCAACAGCCGGGAGCGCTGGCGGCAGCAGAACGTCAACGGAGCATTCTCAGAGCTCCGGAAGCTCATCCCCACCCACCCACCGGACAAGAAGCTGAGCAAGAATGAGATACTGCGTCTGGCCATGAAGTACATCAGCTTCCTGTCCAACCTGCTGGATGACCAGGACGGAGGGGGCACAGTGGCCGTGGGCGACGAGACAGGGCTTCTGGTGGGGGGCTGTGAGGGTCGACCCCAGGGGCCCCGTCAGGACGTGGTGGGACTGGCCACGGAGGATGACCTGCTCCTCCAGGGCACGTTGTCGCCCGGGTCCAGCTGCGGGAGTCTGCCAGATGGGGACGGCAGCCCAGAGAGCTTCACCGAGGACCGGGACTCACCCACAGCCCAGAGGACTGTGCCTGCCCCGCGCGGTAGGGAACTGCGACGCAACGTGCGTCCACAAGACAGCGGCAGCCAGCGATGA